The Leucothrix mucor DSM 2157 DNA window CAAGTTACAGATCAAATCTCAGCCTGCAGTTGAGCCAGTTGAAGAGCCGGTCGTTGAGCCTGTTGAGGAAGAAGTGGTTGTTGAAGCACCTACTACTAAAACCAAAGGAAAGTCAGGCAATAAAAAGAAGACCGACAGCTTACGTATTGCAAGCACTGAGGCCGACACTGAAACAGCACCTGTCACAGGTATTGCGAAAGCGATGGCAGTGAGCAAAATGCCGACTGTAGTGGGTGAGCGCTTGTTAGCCAGAGAAGCAGAAGGTTTACGCAATATGCCAAAGGCTGAACTCAGCAAATGGCGTTTAGGCCGTGTTTTAGGCGAGTAAATATTTAACGCTTAAAATCAGTAAACGCAACACTCGCCCGCAAGTTTTGAACGATTTAATGTTCAAAGTTTGCGGGCCTTTTTTGTGTCTATCAAAATGTTTTAATCACTGCCTTCTTCGATATATTTCCACATACCGCACATTACGAGGTGCTGGTCTGGTTGGAAAGGTAGTAAAAACCACAGGCCGGAATCGATAACAAATGCGGTTCCGGCAGCACTAATTGCTCACCGCTTTTAACATCATAAATTGCCGTGCCGTGTAAGTAGCCTTGCGCGCGCAGATCATCCAAATTCAGAAAATGATCCTGCTCATCGAAATTGGCAACTACCACAACCGGTGCCAGTTTGCCTGCGGGGTCATAGCGGGCAAAGCTGAACAGGTGTTGGTTATCATTCCCGAGTAACTCACGATTATTAAAGTCAGCAAACACTTCGGTGCGCTTGCGCAAAGCAATCAACTCTTGAAGCCCTGAAAAGATTCGTTGCTCCTTAGTGCCGTCAATATGACGTTGTTCCGCGCGCTGCCAATCAATTTTCGGGCGATGTACCCAACGATTATCCGGCGCTTTTTCAGGCTCGTTTTCATAGCTGTAATCATTGAGCGTTGCGAGCTCGTCGCTGTAGTACAGCAAGGTGATTCCGCCATAAGCCATGGTCAGTGCATGCAAGGTGAGAATGCGCTGTAAGGCCAGCTCGGTCGCGCGGCTGTCCTGATAAAGCACGGCTGCTTCAAGCCCTGCCAGTGATGCTAGCGAGCCTGAAATTCGAGCATCACCGGTCTTTTCATTGGTAGCAAAGGCCAAGCCACGTGAGCTGCTGTGCTCGTGCTGTCCGGTTAAATATTGCATCAAGTAACGGCGATGATCGTACGGAGTAAGACCTGCTGCAGTGATATCTGCATCCTCAAAGCCCAAACCAATGTCATCATGGCAACGCACATAGTTTAACCACGTGGTGCGCTCAGGCTTAGCTGGCAAACTGTGCAACGCCTGATTTAACACCTTCGTATTGCGTGTCGCAACCGCATCCCAAAGCAATGCCATAAAGGTAGCATTGTAGGCAATTTCACACTCGCGCCCTGCGACCGGATCTGGACCAAAATATTTAATGATTTCTTTAGGTGCGACGATGGCTTCCGCAATAAACAACACGCCAGGGCAAACAATTTGCGCGCAATCTTTAAATAATTGCAAAATCAAATGGGCTTCTGGCAAGTTCTGGCAGTCAGTACCCAATTGCTTCCAGATGAAAGCCGGTGCATCCAAGCGCAG harbors:
- a CDS encoding alpha-amylase family protein, giving the protein MYESHTQALLQRILNSVNSESDDHTSQVFHSRLGANFYSMHTLFQQLYGNRADAEAKLTELIAALANSYQQRPAELREKDAQREQNPDWFLSQNWVGMALYCDRFAGGLAGVNQRIDYLDELGVNMVHIMPMMQAPTGANDGGYAISDFRQVDSRFGTLSDITTLSDTLRSKEMLLTLDVVINHTSDEHQWAQKAREGDPKYRDYYYLYPDRQLPDQFEQTLPEIFPETAPGSFTWDDELQQWVMTVFNNYQWDLNYRNPDVFREMIEIILFWANQGADILRLDAPAFIWKQLGTDCQNLPEAHLILQLFKDCAQIVCPGVLFIAEAIVAPKEIIKYFGPDPVAGRECEIAYNATFMALLWDAVATRNTKVLNQALHSLPAKPERTTWLNYVRCHDDIGLGFEDADITAAGLTPYDHRRYLMQYLTGQHEHSSSRGLAFATNEKTGDARISGSLASLAGLEAAVLYQDSRATELALQRILTLHALTMAYGGITLLYYSDELATLNDYSYENEPEKAPDNRWVHRPKIDWQRAEQRHIDGTKEQRIFSGLQELIALRKRTEVFADFNNRELLGNDNQHLFSFARYDPAGKLAPVVVVANFDEQDHFLNLDDLRAQGYLHGTAIYDVKSGEQLVLPEPHLLSIPACGFYYLSNQTSTS